One genomic segment of Salinigranum rubrum includes these proteins:
- the aglM gene encoding UDP-glucose 6-dehydrogenase AglM, with protein sequence MDISVIGSGYVGTTLAACLAELGHDVVNVDINEEIVATLNRGEPPIHEERLPDLVSRHVLETERLRATTDYAAVLETEATFVALPTPSRDDGSIDLSIMEAGAEQLGETLAEKDEWHTVVVKSTVVPGTTADLIAPLVAETSGKALGDEVGVGMNPEFLREGTAVQDFLEPDKVVLGADDDRTLAVQRRIYDPLTERYDTNVVETGTREAEMMKYANNAFLAAKVSLVNDLGNICKELGVDTYEIADAMGLDDRIQRSFLDSGLGWGGSCFPKDVAAIIAAAREHGYEPPMLTAAVEVNDMMPERLLSLLDEHVDVGGKRVALLGLAFKPGTDDVRETRSAPLLRGLAERGAEVVAHDPAAVETMRKAFPDLSFAVADSPEEALDGAHACLVATDWPEYSDLDEEFDAMANPLVLDGRHCIEPREGIVYEGLTW encoded by the coding sequence ATGGATATCAGCGTCATCGGGAGCGGCTACGTCGGTACGACGCTCGCGGCCTGTCTCGCGGAGTTGGGACACGACGTGGTGAACGTCGACATCAACGAGGAGATCGTCGCGACGCTCAATCGGGGCGAGCCCCCCATTCACGAGGAACGCCTCCCGGACCTCGTCTCGCGACACGTCCTGGAGACGGAGCGCCTGCGCGCGACGACGGACTACGCCGCCGTCTTGGAGACCGAGGCGACGTTCGTCGCGCTGCCGACCCCCTCCCGCGACGACGGGAGCATCGACCTCTCTATCATGGAGGCCGGCGCGGAGCAACTGGGCGAGACCCTGGCCGAGAAAGACGAGTGGCACACCGTCGTCGTCAAGAGTACGGTCGTCCCCGGTACGACCGCGGACCTCATCGCGCCCCTCGTCGCGGAGACGAGCGGGAAGGCCCTCGGCGACGAGGTCGGCGTCGGGATGAACCCCGAGTTCCTCCGCGAAGGGACTGCCGTACAGGACTTCCTCGAACCGGACAAGGTGGTGTTGGGCGCGGACGACGACCGGACGCTGGCCGTCCAGCGTCGCATCTACGACCCCCTGACCGAGCGATACGACACGAACGTCGTCGAAACCGGCACGAGGGAGGCGGAGATGATGAAGTACGCGAACAACGCCTTTCTCGCCGCGAAGGTGTCGCTCGTCAACGACCTCGGGAACATCTGCAAGGAGTTGGGAGTCGACACCTACGAAATCGCCGACGCGATGGGGCTCGACGACCGCATCCAGCGGTCGTTCCTCGACTCCGGGTTGGGGTGGGGCGGGTCGTGCTTCCCGAAGGACGTCGCCGCCATCATCGCCGCCGCCCGCGAGCACGGGTACGAACCGCCGATGCTGACCGCGGCCGTCGAGGTGAACGACATGATGCCCGAGCGCCTCCTCTCGCTCCTGGACGAGCACGTCGACGTCGGCGGCAAGCGCGTGGCTCTCCTGGGGTTGGCGTTCAAGCCCGGCACCGACGACGTCCGGGAGACGCGCTCGGCACCGCTCCTGCGCGGCCTCGCCGAGCGCGGTGCGGAGGTCGTCGCCCACGACCCCGCGGCCGTCGAGACGATGCGGAAGGCGTTCCCCGACCTCTCCTTTGCGGTCGCCGACTCGCCCGAAGAAGCGCTCGACGGCGCGCACGCGTGTCTCGTCGCGACCGACTGGCCCGAGTACTCGGACCTGGACGAGGAGTTCGACGCGATGGCGAACCCGCTCGTCCTCGACGGGAGACACTGCATCGAGCCGCGCGAGGGCATCGTCTACGAGGGGCTGACCTGGTAG
- the aglG gene encoding glucosyl-dolichyl phosphate glucuronosyltransferase: protein MKVSVVICAYSPDVFDHLVDAVNSVLAGTYDDVEVVVVVDGDESLCERIRDRYESHDDVVLHCNDENLGLSASRNEGIERAAGDVVAFLDDDAVAHPEWVERLVSLYRRHDAVAAGGRMTGRWVAGKPTFLPEEFYWLVGVTHRGFPTEECEVRNTFGSNISFRREVFEELGGFEPNLGRFGEKHLQGEETEFAARVRQRYGEGVWYDPDAVVEHKVFDYRTKPGWLVKRAFWQGYSKRVMADVLPEEDGGEEGDFLKQLLVEFVPDRVGDVVRERRSTDAVQLLSLGLLTAVVGLGYVYGVVTRRL, encoded by the coding sequence GTGAAGGTAAGCGTCGTCATCTGCGCGTACTCGCCCGACGTCTTCGACCACCTCGTCGACGCCGTCAACAGCGTCCTCGCGGGGACGTACGACGACGTCGAGGTCGTCGTCGTCGTCGACGGCGACGAGTCGCTCTGCGAGCGGATCCGCGACCGCTACGAGAGCCACGACGACGTCGTGCTCCACTGCAACGACGAGAACCTGGGACTGTCGGCGAGCCGAAACGAGGGGATAGAGCGCGCCGCCGGCGACGTCGTCGCCTTCCTCGACGACGACGCCGTCGCCCATCCCGAGTGGGTCGAACGGCTCGTCTCTCTCTATCGACGACACGACGCTGTCGCCGCCGGCGGCCGGATGACCGGACGGTGGGTCGCGGGGAAGCCCACGTTCCTCCCCGAGGAGTTCTACTGGCTGGTGGGCGTCACGCACAGAGGGTTCCCGACCGAGGAGTGCGAGGTCCGAAACACGTTCGGGTCGAACATCTCCTTTCGAAGAGAGGTGTTCGAGGAACTGGGCGGGTTCGAGCCGAACCTGGGTCGCTTCGGCGAGAAGCACCTCCAGGGCGAGGAGACGGAGTTCGCCGCGCGGGTGCGCCAGCGCTACGGCGAGGGCGTGTGGTACGACCCCGACGCGGTGGTCGAGCACAAGGTGTTCGACTACCGGACGAAACCAGGGTGGTTGGTAAAACGCGCGTTCTGGCAGGGGTACTCGAAGCGGGTGATGGCGGACGTGTTGCCTGAGGAGGACGGGGGCGAGGAAGGGGACTTCCTGAAGCAGTTGCTGGTCGAGTTCGTCCCCGACCGAGTCGGGGACGTGGTCCGTGAACGTCGCTCGACGGACGCCGTACAACTGCTGTCCCTGGGCCTGCTCACCGCAGTCGTCGGCCTCGGCTACGTGTACGGGGTCGTCACTCGACGGTTGTGA
- a CDS encoding oligosaccharide flippase family protein: MRPAKSSVVHFLSRVGVSVVGFFGTLYLTRTLGAEQYGTYIVVLSLVYWLSIPSNAISGGITKRLSESDQKGSYLGAGLLLTGGAIAVVTVGLALFHEQIVRYTGVSELTLIVFVAVVHLAVPAVTGGLSGQFKVSYAGLLVFVEHALRVGLQVVLLTLGWGLAGALFGYGAASVLVVVLGFALYDVVPRMPTRAEIRNIVDYVRYSWLGSIKAQVAGSAVDVILLKFFVGTSLIAIYQVSWNLAGILVMVAGSIQAAIFPEVSQLAERGEFDQVREMLEDGLVFSGLFAFPGLLGAALIGERVLRIYGGEFDTGVGILLILIVARVISSFGSQFVGVINGVDRPDVAFRINLVLIVSNIGLNALLIPLIGWFGAAIGTAVAAATTLVLGYYYLTDLVGRVQLPYGEFGRQLVASGVMAVTVFAVRSVVPPYSHYATAALVFVGAAVYSAVVLLLSTRVRDKMRVVIPVGL; encoded by the coding sequence ATGAGGCCGGCGAAGTCCAGCGTCGTCCACTTTCTCTCCCGCGTCGGCGTCTCTGTGGTCGGGTTCTTCGGGACGCTCTATCTGACCCGGACGCTCGGAGCGGAGCAATACGGCACGTACATCGTCGTCCTGTCGCTGGTGTACTGGCTGTCGATTCCGTCGAACGCGATCTCGGGAGGGATCACGAAGCGTCTCAGCGAGTCCGACCAGAAGGGGTCGTACCTCGGGGCGGGACTGTTGCTGACCGGTGGTGCCATCGCCGTCGTGACGGTTGGTCTCGCCCTGTTTCACGAACAGATCGTTCGGTACACGGGGGTGTCCGAACTGACGCTCATCGTCTTCGTGGCCGTGGTGCATCTGGCGGTTCCCGCCGTGACGGGGGGACTCAGCGGGCAGTTCAAGGTCAGCTACGCCGGACTGCTCGTCTTCGTCGAACACGCGCTCCGCGTCGGACTGCAGGTCGTGCTCTTGACCCTCGGATGGGGGCTGGCGGGTGCGTTGTTCGGCTACGGTGCCGCGTCGGTTCTCGTCGTCGTCCTCGGGTTCGCCCTGTACGACGTTGTCCCACGGATGCCCACGAGGGCGGAGATTCGGAACATCGTCGACTACGTGCGCTACTCGTGGCTCGGGAGCATCAAGGCACAGGTCGCTGGCTCGGCGGTCGACGTCATCCTGCTCAAGTTCTTCGTCGGCACGTCGCTCATCGCGATTTATCAGGTCTCCTGGAACCTCGCCGGCATCCTGGTGATGGTCGCGGGATCGATTCAGGCCGCCATCTTCCCCGAGGTGAGCCAACTCGCCGAGCGCGGGGAGTTCGACCAGGTCAGAGAGATGCTCGAAGACGGCCTCGTGTTCTCCGGGCTGTTCGCGTTTCCCGGGCTGCTCGGTGCCGCGCTGATCGGAGAGCGGGTGCTTCGGATCTACGGCGGCGAGTTCGACACGGGGGTGGGAATCCTCCTCATCCTCATCGTCGCTCGGGTAATCTCGTCGTTCGGGTCGCAGTTCGTGGGCGTCATCAACGGAGTCGACCGACCGGACGTCGCCTTCCGTATCAACCTCGTCCTCATCGTCTCGAACATCGGGCTGAACGCACTCCTCATCCCGCTCATCGGCTGGTTCGGTGCGGCGATCGGAACTGCAGTCGCGGCCGCGACCACGCTGGTCCTCGGATACTACTACCTGACCGACCTCGTCGGGAGGGTTCAGCTCCCCTACGGGGAGTTCGGGAGACAGCTCGTCGCGAGCGGTGTCATGGCGGTGACCGTCTTCGCGGTCCGGTCCGTTGTCCCGCCGTACAGCCATTACGCGACCGCCGCGCTCGTCTTCGTCGGGGCGGCCGTCTACTCGGCGGTGGTACTCCTGTTGTCGACCCGCGTTCGGGACAAGATGCGCGTCGTCATCCCGGTCGGACTCTGA
- a CDS encoding GDP-mannose 4,6-dehydratase, protein MSVLVTGGAGFIGSHITEGLLEEGHDVVVFDNLEPYYDVGIKQHNVETCRELGGDDYTFVDGTILDEERVESLFEEYDVEFVYHQAAQAGVRASVEEPKRVHAVNTTGLLNLLEAAADSGVERFVHASSSSVYGRDEYLPYDEDHPNKPRSPYGVTKLTAEHYCNVWTDLFDLPCVNLRYFTVYGPRMRPNMAISNFVSRCLNGEPPVIYGDGKQTRDFTYVDDIVEANLRLLDTDAADGETMNIGSTGNITITDLAQYVVDETGADVEIVYEEALEADARHTHSDVSKANELIGYEPSTSIREGVAKFIDWYRANREWYEPLVRRS, encoded by the coding sequence ATGAGCGTCCTCGTAACCGGCGGCGCCGGCTTCATCGGCTCGCACATCACGGAAGGCCTCCTCGAGGAAGGCCACGACGTCGTCGTCTTCGACAACCTCGAACCGTACTACGACGTCGGCATCAAGCAGCACAACGTCGAGACTTGCCGCGAACTCGGCGGCGACGACTACACCTTCGTCGACGGCACCATCCTCGACGAGGAGCGGGTCGAATCGCTGTTCGAGGAGTACGACGTCGAGTTCGTCTACCACCAGGCGGCACAGGCGGGCGTCCGCGCGAGCGTCGAGGAGCCCAAGCGGGTCCACGCGGTCAACACCACCGGTCTCTTGAACCTCCTCGAAGCGGCGGCCGACTCGGGGGTCGAGCGGTTCGTCCACGCCTCGTCTTCCTCCGTGTACGGACGAGACGAGTACCTCCCGTACGACGAGGACCACCCGAACAAGCCGCGCTCCCCCTACGGCGTCACGAAGCTCACGGCGGAACACTACTGCAACGTCTGGACCGACCTCTTCGACCTCCCGTGTGTGAACCTCCGGTACTTCACCGTGTACGGACCGAGAATGCGACCGAACATGGCCATCTCGAACTTCGTCTCGCGGTGTCTGAACGGCGAACCGCCGGTCATCTACGGCGACGGGAAACAGACGCGGGACTTCACCTACGTCGACGACATCGTCGAGGCGAACCTGCGGCTCTTGGACACCGACGCCGCGGACGGCGAGACGATGAACATCGGATCGACGGGCAACATCACCATCACCGACCTCGCACAGTACGTCGTCGACGAGACCGGCGCCGACGTGGAAATCGTCTACGAGGAGGCGCTGGAGGCCGACGCGAGACACACCCACTCGGACGTCTCCAAGGCGAACGAACTCATCGGCTACGAGCCCTCGACGTCGATCCGGGAGGGTGTCGCGAAGTTCATCGACTGGTACCGCGCGAACCGCGAGTGGTACGAACCGCTCGTGAGACGCTCGTAA
- a CDS encoding glycosyltransferase: MDTADGICVVTHPLAGAGENATRTLLDILSAIAPVCLVTADLPADSTVRDDHEVVELTDKGAGASILVAAVRFVINQLRMCRVLAERDEEVVLFFGATSYLLPVCFARLLGKRVLVEPRGDVPLTLRLHWEQRVPASLARALAGTVWLLERTCFALADGVVTYTPNMARQLGLDPDAPDVYPDGARYVDTERFSVEIPYDEREMVVGFLGRLDEEKGIRTLAEVAKRLPDDVTFRFIGDGDLFDWLERELADEVRAGRVELTGWVDHGDVPRELNELRLLVMPSQPTEGLPTTILEAMACGTPVYATPVSGVPDVVREGETGFLMQEMSAGSVTEDVVRLLGRDDLAASAEQARELILAEYTREAAVERYREILRA, from the coding sequence ATGGACACGGCGGACGGGATCTGTGTCGTCACGCACCCGCTCGCGGGCGCGGGTGAGAACGCGACGCGGACGCTCCTCGACATCCTCTCTGCGATTGCACCGGTCTGTCTCGTCACCGCGGACCTCCCCGCGGACTCGACGGTCCGTGACGACCACGAGGTCGTCGAACTCACCGACAAAGGGGCGGGGGCGAGCATCCTCGTCGCCGCGGTCAGGTTCGTCATAAACCAACTCCGGATGTGTCGAGTGCTCGCCGAGCGGGACGAGGAGGTGGTGCTCTTCTTCGGCGCGACCTCGTATCTCCTCCCCGTGTGCTTCGCCCGACTGCTCGGGAAGAGGGTGCTCGTCGAACCGCGCGGCGACGTCCCGCTCACGCTCCGACTCCACTGGGAACAACGCGTGCCCGCCTCGCTGGCGCGGGCGCTCGCCGGCACCGTGTGGCTGCTCGAACGCACCTGCTTCGCTCTCGCCGACGGCGTCGTCACCTACACCCCGAACATGGCCCGACAACTGGGACTCGACCCCGACGCGCCCGACGTCTATCCGGACGGTGCCCGGTACGTCGACACCGAGCGGTTCTCGGTCGAGATACCGTACGACGAACGCGAGATGGTGGTGGGGTTCCTCGGACGACTGGACGAGGAGAAGGGGATTCGGACGCTCGCCGAGGTGGCGAAACGCCTACCCGACGACGTGACGTTCCGCTTTATCGGCGACGGCGACCTGTTCGACTGGCTCGAACGCGAGTTGGCGGACGAGGTCCGGGCGGGACGGGTCGAACTGACGGGGTGGGTCGACCACGGCGACGTGCCTCGCGAGCTGAACGAGCTTCGCCTCCTCGTGATGCCCTCGCAACCGACCGAGGGGCTGCCGACGACGATTCTGGAGGCGATGGCGTGTGGGACGCCGGTGTACGCGACGCCGGTGTCGGGGGTTCCGGACGTGGTTCGGGAGGGGGAGACAGGGTTCTTGATGCAGGAGATGAGCGCCGGGTCCGTGACCGAGGACGTCGTCCGATTACTGGGTCGGGACGACCTCGCGGCGTCCGCCGAACAGGCACGTGAGCTGATACTAGCGGAGTACACGAGGGAGGCGGCGGTCGAACGATATCGTGAGATCCTCCGGGCGTAG
- a CDS encoding glycosyltransferase produces MADQGTTRPLRISVGIPTMNNEDSIERMLRQLDEQTRPPDRVIVVDNSTDATPDIVTEVGDDVEFEVDLYEQSDRGRGVGAARADIYDRFDEDVLACLDTEHAVDADWLEIHEEFHQSNPGYGILSNSGHPGFDGPVDDPLQSHFFGQSNCSLKREALDATGGWDPWMQRGEDWDLRIRLWTAGVKSWAKHEIAATPFGQDLASNTMTWFRKKVYHDPSSVTYLRKYGPWYLRFYPLHVAADLLSLVAVVSLAVVPFGLLVAPLSLVFLLGLPLASAAAFTYYKGPRKRSSLLPRRGELSSFLVFFALGLSVLQNLKRVGGDETWNYQGFDEAVRR; encoded by the coding sequence ATGGCAGACCAGGGGACCACTCGACCGTTGCGTATCTCTGTCGGAATCCCAACGATGAACAACGAGGATTCCATCGAGCGGATGCTGCGACAACTCGACGAGCAGACGCGTCCCCCCGACCGGGTCATCGTCGTCGACAACAGCACCGATGCGACGCCCGACATCGTCACCGAGGTCGGAGACGACGTCGAGTTCGAGGTCGACCTCTACGAGCAGTCAGACAGGGGCCGAGGGGTCGGTGCCGCGCGTGCTGACATCTACGACCGCTTCGACGAGGACGTCCTCGCGTGTCTCGACACCGAACACGCCGTCGACGCCGACTGGCTGGAGATTCACGAGGAGTTCCATCAGTCCAACCCGGGGTACGGAATCCTCTCGAACTCCGGCCACCCCGGGTTCGACGGGCCGGTCGACGACCCGCTTCAGTCGCACTTCTTCGGACAGAGTAACTGCTCGCTGAAGCGAGAGGCGCTCGACGCGACCGGCGGGTGGGACCCGTGGATGCAGCGGGGCGAGGACTGGGACCTCCGGATCAGGCTGTGGACCGCGGGCGTGAAGTCGTGGGCGAAACACGAGATCGCCGCCACGCCGTTCGGGCAGGACCTCGCCTCGAACACGATGACGTGGTTCCGAAAGAAGGTGTACCACGACCCCAGTTCGGTCACCTACCTTCGCAAGTACGGGCCGTGGTACCTGCGGTTCTATCCGCTCCACGTCGCCGCGGACCTCCTGTCACTGGTCGCCGTCGTCTCACTCGCCGTCGTACCGTTCGGTCTCCTGGTCGCACCCCTCTCGCTCGTGTTCCTGCTCGGACTCCCGCTCGCGTCCGCCGCCGCGTTCACGTACTACAAGGGCCCACGGAAGCGGTCGTCGCTCCTGCCGCGGCGGGGTGAGCTCTCGTCGTTCCTCGTGTTCTTCGCCCTGGGGTTGAGCGTGCTCCAGAACCTGAAACGCGTCGGCGGGGACGAGACGTGGAACTACCAGGGGTTCGACGAGGCCGTCCGACGATAA
- a CDS encoding acyltransferase, with product MWSKIQRAIRYPSLVGLLFDSSLGRARARYEFGVDGRVSPRSKVTEPERTVFGAHTRISPHTVLKAMEPHGIQFGSHCTLHEFGFLAGNITIGDGVRIAQKVSMHSFNHRTDPSRPIRSQELDHGEIVIHDDVWIGCDVSILKDVEIGEGAVVGAGAVVVEDVDPYSVVAGNPARQVGSRQ from the coding sequence ATGTGGTCGAAAATTCAGCGGGCGATACGGTATCCGTCCCTCGTCGGCCTCCTGTTCGACTCGTCTCTCGGGCGTGCACGGGCGAGATACGAGTTCGGCGTCGACGGACGCGTCTCGCCACGCTCGAAGGTCACAGAGCCCGAGCGGACGGTGTTCGGAGCGCACACTCGCATCTCCCCCCACACCGTGCTGAAGGCGATGGAGCCACACGGTATCCAGTTCGGCAGCCACTGCACGCTCCACGAGTTCGGTTTCCTCGCCGGTAACATCACCATCGGGGACGGTGTTCGAATCGCGCAGAAGGTGAGTATGCACTCGTTCAACCACCGAACCGATCCGAGCCGACCGATACGTTCACAGGAACTCGACCACGGCGAGATCGTCATCCACGACGACGTCTGGATCGGCTGTGACGTATCGATCCTCAAGGACGTCGAGATCGGGGAGGGTGCGGTCGTCGGCGCAGGGGCAGTCGTCGTGGAGGACGTCGACCCCTACAGCGTCGTCGCCGGGAACCCCGCACGGCAGGTCGGGTCGCGGCAGTAG
- a CDS encoding alkaline phosphatase family protein produces the protein MTLVVLGIDALDPDLVDVSTHPSLTLSSHRAIETIVSSSGEPSTHELWPTIITGLRPEEHGIVLDDGVAWENPLLSVGSRIANVVLPETVRTRLGAWLLTNTDADAFRKPASYYAANGISTVFDGRKAAAIGIPNYVVDEEIPDREHQLRKHMGSLFERDASEPGGHSSSDPVEFYERCLEMSMIRIARVRRALRGRRNELVFGYTSGLDLIGHVSYDRPELRQRAYAELDEFVGELVDDLGDDDELLLVSDHGLQDGLHTEEAMVAATSEELIDDIESVLDVRAAIERELETGAHDVVESTADTTTDGEQSDRVREQLEDLGYM, from the coding sequence ATGACGCTCGTGGTCCTCGGTATAGACGCGCTCGACCCCGACCTCGTCGACGTGTCCACACACCCCTCACTCACCCTCTCGTCGCATCGCGCTATCGAGACTATCGTGAGTTCGAGCGGTGAGCCAAGCACACACGAGCTCTGGCCCACGATCATCACGGGGCTCAGACCGGAAGAACACGGAATCGTCCTCGACGACGGTGTCGCGTGGGAGAACCCGTTGCTCAGCGTCGGGAGCCGAATCGCGAACGTCGTCCTCCCCGAGACGGTTCGGACGCGACTCGGGGCGTGGCTCCTGACGAACACGGACGCCGACGCCTTCCGAAAACCGGCATCGTACTACGCCGCGAACGGGATTTCGACGGTGTTCGACGGGAGGAAGGCGGCTGCGATCGGTATCCCGAACTACGTCGTCGACGAGGAGATTCCCGACCGGGAGCACCAACTCCGAAAACACATGGGTTCGCTCTTCGAACGAGACGCGAGCGAACCCGGCGGACACTCCTCGTCGGACCCGGTCGAGTTCTACGAGCGCTGTCTGGAGATGTCGATGATCCGAATCGCCCGGGTCCGCCGTGCCCTTCGGGGCCGGCGGAACGAACTCGTCTTCGGCTACACGAGCGGCCTCGACCTCATCGGCCACGTGAGCTACGACCGACCCGAACTCCGACAGCGGGCGTACGCGGAACTCGACGAGTTCGTCGGCGAACTCGTCGACGACCTCGGCGACGACGACGAACTGCTCCTCGTCAGCGACCACGGGTTGCAGGACGGCTTACACACCGAGGAGGCGATGGTGGCTGCGACCAGCGAGGAGTTGATCGACGACATCGAGAGCGTACTCGACGTTCGAGCGGCCATCGAGCGCGAACTCGAAACGGGAGCACACGACGTCGTCGAGTCCACAGCGGACACGACCACCGACGGAGAACAGTCCGACCGCGTCCGCGAGCAGTTAGAAGACCTGGGATACATGTGA
- a CDS encoding glycosyltransferase family protein: MDSAEYERLSELFERDEILYVGFRIIYNANEDRPVSGAERDEIPFYDSRLFPVFLLSYLALRRIWYLVQSRLGSAIEPFPADSHLFTLSTDQGYRTYSFRQVGQQLREQGTDIVYLTSPSVSDVGAELSADGFRVVSHRELFGLVPLGALPRLFLRTRARMKTLETELSGSFEVSRPQSTVARNVLLTEAVKTTYLGRVADEHCTVHTYSPMPYLTNTRAEERVLVYQHGMLLPDQWELAWAIPFFRPLTYLVWGPAWKTSYEAYAHPEAPIEAVGSPWLDHLAERSADSAEPEYDVLLVSNARRCATPEDHDLYERFVRHVVETCEANGWSLAVKLHPDEATEWYDSRGWGSFVVPFEDITDGILASKLTVTNGSSAFIESCALGRPVVVTDLFGVGLGHLQDRSGLHVSALEDIPADLRTAMETDSPRAHIDGLVDLGGSTERIVEYVRDRDVSDRRMKFA; the protein is encoded by the coding sequence ATGGATTCCGCCGAGTACGAGCGGCTTTCGGAGTTGTTCGAGAGAGACGAGATACTGTACGTAGGCTTTCGAATAATCTACAACGCCAACGAGGACAGGCCCGTGTCCGGTGCCGAGCGGGATGAGATTCCGTTCTACGACAGCCGCTTGTTCCCGGTCTTCTTGCTCTCGTATCTCGCGTTGCGGCGGATATGGTATCTCGTCCAGAGTCGACTCGGGTCGGCGATCGAACCGTTTCCCGCCGACAGTCACCTCTTCACCCTGTCGACCGATCAGGGCTACAGGACGTACTCTTTCAGGCAGGTGGGCCAGCAGCTACGAGAGCAGGGAACCGACATCGTCTATCTCACGTCCCCCTCGGTGAGCGACGTCGGGGCGGAACTGTCCGCGGACGGCTTCCGTGTCGTCTCGCATCGGGAACTGTTCGGACTCGTGCCGCTCGGGGCGCTTCCGCGGCTCTTTCTGCGGACCAGAGCGCGGATGAAGACACTGGAGACAGAGCTATCCGGCTCGTTCGAGGTCTCTCGACCCCAGTCGACGGTCGCACGGAACGTTCTGCTCACCGAGGCGGTGAAGACGACGTACCTCGGGCGAGTCGCCGACGAGCACTGCACCGTCCACACGTACTCGCCGATGCCGTACCTCACCAACACGAGAGCCGAAGAGCGCGTGCTCGTCTACCAGCACGGAATGCTCCTCCCGGACCAGTGGGAGTTGGCGTGGGCCATCCCGTTCTTTCGACCGCTGACGTACCTCGTCTGGGGGCCCGCGTGGAAGACGTCCTACGAAGCGTACGCACACCCCGAGGCGCCGATCGAAGCGGTCGGCAGCCCGTGGCTGGATCACCTAGCAGAGCGGTCGGCCGACAGCGCCGAACCGGAGTACGACGTGTTGCTGGTCAGCAACGCGCGTCGGTGCGCAACTCCCGAAGACCACGACCTGTACGAGCGGTTCGTGCGCCACGTCGTCGAAACGTGCGAGGCCAACGGGTGGTCCCTCGCGGTGAAGCTCCACCCGGACGAAGCGACCGAGTGGTACGATTCGCGGGGGTGGGGTTCGTTCGTCGTTCCCTTCGAAGACATCACCGACGGCATCCTGGCGAGCAAGCTAACGGTGACGAACGGGTCGTCCGCGTTCATCGAGAGCTGTGCCCTCGGGCGACCGGTCGTCGTCACCGACCTGTTCGGCGTCGGACTGGGTCACTTGCAGGACCGATCCGGACTCCACGTTTCCGCACTGGAAGATATCCCCGCGGACCTCCGGACGGCGATGGAGACGGACTCTCCTCGCGCACACATCGACGGTCTGGTCGACCTCGGCGGATCGACGGAGCGTATCGTAGAGTACGTCCGCGACCGGGACGTATCGGATCGTCGGATGAAGTTCGCGTAG